In Triticum aestivum cultivar Chinese Spring chromosome 5B, IWGSC CS RefSeq v2.1, whole genome shotgun sequence, the following proteins share a genomic window:
- the LOC123116842 gene encoding protein MAIN-LIKE 1, whose product MSVEQRVIMKVELAPLKLRSHGVTLGWMLCDEWYTPYVRETGLLPFIQLVSRSTPPNNVVALTMLIDHWRPETHSFHLRTGEMTMTLQDIAMITGLPIDGNPLCMNTNSDGWRAQMQALIVMVPPEPREPEAEDKKKERVVAGAPFTWITMHFGTCPEESNEDTVKTYARVYMWYVISRTIFADGIGKNAPWMWLKALTVFDSKWSWGSATLAYLYRQLDEACCRPSEGIGGCMLALSIWS is encoded by the exons atgtcggtggagcagcgggtaataatGAAAGTG gagcttgcacctctgaagcttcggtctcacggggtcacccttgggtggatgcTCTGTGATGAGTGGTACACACCATATGTAAGGGAGAcgggacttctccctttcattcagttggtcagccggtcgacgccacccaacaatgtTGTAGCACTCACCAtgcttattgatcattggaggccagagacacacagtttccatcttcggaccggggagatgaccatGACGCTCCAGGATAtagctatgatcaccggtcttcctatcgatgggaaTCCTCTATGTATGAACACcaattctgatgggtggcgcgcgcagatgcaaGCCCTTATCGTTATGGTTCCTCCAGAGCCTCGGGAACCAGaagcagaagacaagaagaaggaaagagtcgtaGCCGGCGCTCCTTTCACGTGGATTACAATGCACTTTGGTACTTGCCCTGAGGAATCTAATGAGGACACGGtcaagacatatgctcgtgtctacatgtggtacgtgatatccaggACTATATTTGCTGATGGCataggcaagaatgctccatggatgtggctgaaggcattgaccgtcttcgatagcaaatggagttggggttcggcgacactggcttacttgtatagacag ctggacgaagcctgttgtaggcCATCTGAAGGTATTGGTGGTTGtatgctcgcactttccatatggagctag
- the LOC123116843 gene encoding uncharacterized protein: MAGPATVRSGRRRRGRPPGIRAAVIARVRRAAGRISSVDSSSTMAFAGGRGRPADSGCSLRSGSRRPFRSSRADSWRDVNVDVDSRRREISLGKRPVDCTVGAAVGACSSSVAGGSVPAVWPASVRPGILLVEVVDRTSASVSDFPAGVHLYGSLVGDTTFHCRPRVVPLCAAGIFGRPTPLVMPTPLMEHFRVVCARRKRILVRSYWSGRKRVRVMQPPFSKDNIQLVKGEYI, from the exons ATGGCTGGGCCTGCTACGGTTCGATCCGGCCGACGCCGTCGGGGCCGCCCTCCTGGGATTCGGGCGGCTGTCATTGCCCGCGTGCGCCGCGCTGCCGGCCGCATTTCTTCCGTGGATTCGTCGTCGACGATGGCATTCGCTGGTGGGCGTGGCCGGCCGGCTGATTCGGGATGCAGCCTCCGGTCCGGGTCTCGCCGGCCGTTTCGTTCTTCCCGGGCTG ATTCGTGGCGAGATGTTAATGTGGACGTTGATAGTCGTCGTCGGGAGATTTCATTAGGGAAGCGGCCTGTGGATTGTACCGTCG GTGCTGCCGTTGGTGCGTGCTCTTCTTCAGTGGCCGGTGGGTCTGTCCCGGCTGTTTGGCCTGCCAGCGTACGACCtg GTATTCTGCTTGTCGAAGTGGTTGACAGAACGAGTGCTTCTGTTTCTGATTTTCCTGCTGGTGTTCATCTTTATGGCTCTTTGGTTGGTGATACGACTTTTCATTGCCGTCCAAGAGTGGTGCCTTTATGTGCCGCTGGTATCTTTGGTCGGCCTACTCCTCTTG TGATGCCTACTCCTCTTATGGAGCATTTTCGTGTTGTGTGTGCACGCCGTAAGCGGATTTTGGTGCGATCGTACTGGTCGGGCCGGAAAAGAG TACGTGTGATGCAACCTCCCTTTTCTAAAGATAACATCCAATTGGTTAAGGGTGAGTATATATAA